A portion of the Channa argus isolate prfri chromosome 19, Channa argus male v1.0, whole genome shotgun sequence genome contains these proteins:
- the topbp1 gene encoding DNA topoisomerase 2-binding protein 1 isoform X1: protein MSKGDKDGYIVKFVESKGKKTEYAVKAYEAILELQSEKYVKNMDEDAVLRMDQKDKSLFVFSSFTTPAFLHCKKLGCRVVSPLVVLYCLQQQRCVPRAENPVYNMAMADITISCTSLDKTTRSEVMDLVQLMGGRVYLDLNVSVTHLIAGEVGSKKYLVAASLGKPILLPTWVKACWEKSQDSLFRYTDLPMEDYVCPVLQGCTVCVTGLSSAERKEVQRLCEQHGANYTGQLKMNECTHLIANEPTGQKYECARKWNVYCVSMHWLFDSIEKGYCQDESRYTVEGSASKTTRPHTSTPTGTRKEEGPSLLGLSHISVNASMTINDTALTNGTISRLEAPDPIDSLDLTVCPADDILDGCKLYLCGLPEKKLDKLRRLVNVAGGLRFNQPSEELTHVVMGELDQDVKNFFSKATHRPYVVTVQWLLDSFSKGSLLPEADFFHPDCLPPAPAAVSVPARHTPTSQPSVGPPVASPSTPKQMRAEEDLLSQYMDDDPTVVDIPPPPPLESNRRMSINTAAGYHPESWTPNHNRGQETDSTLQEASEAGLFVGKGFLLLGFGAEAEAQLCQVVTENGGRVLRGRTRVVVDYAVVPLLGCKVEATVDEVVTDTWLAMCVEKECVLEPSSNPLFTPVPVIDGRLPLKDCVLSVSQFTGAERESLVELAKHLGATVQDYFVRLANQKKGMLASTHLVLQSPEGTKYQAAKKWGLPAVTMYWILESAQAGQRAKEERFLVDQPPSPERDEESFVGGSQKPTMPPPARTSPEIPLLGVQSGKAVTPLDLGRFQSKVFHSVLDEMKPKEDISTPKQNQQVGRRNPLQKEPPLHLDTPSRFLSRDQLFRPSFNVKDALGALDSPGGSSKPGERVGTPLTEVINRNMKVALANSTRNNVSDMQAISASPQLTKATDKEVPDKEGGPLTGVVICVGKKLSKMQSELNAIAASLGADFRWACDDTVTHYIYQGRVGDNTREYKGVKERGLHVVSQYWLQACAEEQRHVPESLYPFTYNPKMSLNLSQVPASSQRSPPSTRSQLKDKDQSDYSITVDAATPRRVSDGSVDQEETNITERSGDISETLEMRENLQRQLQEIMSATKLTTGRRHSVRLSRMGSEGPDSGPHTPDGSRVGRTGSRRTLEALRVSREAAMDVNTEPSQSEQIVWDDPTAREERAKLADNFQWPGSPSQHSESLAPPPPPTAEKESHFRDSMTDSELVEMAACDVIDQHMGQKVTTPPSKDPENNILTPKAPNIVSPLTNSPVAPEPQQERKEEKQPPRYQLSSLTPQERIDYSHLIEELGGIVLDKQSFDPSCSHIIVGTPLRNEKYLAAMAAGKWILHRSYLEACRSVGHFIQEEEYEWGSSSILDALPSITSQQRRLALAAMRWRKALRGHSEHGGAFSGWTVMLNIDQNRESGFRRLLQSGGAKVLPSPSPSLYREATHLFADFSRLKPGDFRVDVSEAAAQGVTCLKPEYIADYLMQEPTPPIKLYYLAEAPSEETPGTPSRKRKAADDTARLKKSRLN, encoded by the exons tcagaggtCATGGATCTGGTGCAACTCATGGGTGGACGAGTGTATCTTGACCTAAATGTATCCGTAACACACCTGATAGCAGGAGAAGTTGGCAGCAAGAAATACCTGGTAGCTGCCAGCCTGGGCAAACCCATCCTGCTGCCCACGTGGGTAAAAGCCTGCTGGGAGAAGTCTCAGGACAG TCTTTTTAGGTATACAGATCTCCCTATGGAGGACTACGTCTGCCCTGTACTGCAAGGCTGTACTGTCTGTGTGACAGGCCTCTCTAGCGCCGAGCGCAAAGAGGTGCAGCGGCTCTGTGAGCAGCATGGGGCCAACTACACCGGTCAGctcaaaatgaatgaatgtacaCACCTCATTGCAAATGAACCAACAG GGCAGAAGTACGAGTGTGCTCGGAAGTGGAATGTCTATTGTGTATCTATGCACTGGCTGTTTGACAGCATAGAAAAGGGCTATTGCCAGGACGAGAGTAGGTACACCGTGGAAGGCAGTGCGTCAAAGACCACCCGACCTCATACTTCCACCCCTACTGGCACCAGAAAGGAGG AGGGCCCGTCTCTGTTGGGGTTGAGCCACATTTCTGTCAATGCTAGCATGACAATAAATGACACAGCTCTCACCAATGGCACTATTAGCCGTCTAGAAGCTCCAGACCCCATAGATAGCCTGGACCTGACTGTCTGCCCAGCTGATGATATACTGGATGGCTGTAAA CTGTATCTGTGTGGCCTGCCAGAGAAGAAACTAGACAAACTGCGACGACTTGTGAATGTAGCAGGAGGTCTGCGCTTCAACCAGCCCAGTGAGGAACTCACACATGTGGTCATGGGAGAGCTGGACCAAGATGTCAAGAATTTTTTCTCCAAAGCAACTCATAG ACCGTATGTAGTAACAGTGCAGTGGCTGCTGGACAGTTTCTCCAAAGGCAGTCTGCTTCCTGAAGCCGACTTCTTCCACCCTGACTGTCTGCCTCCTGCTCCAGCTGCTGTATCCGTGCCAGCCCGTCACACCCCTACCTCCCAACCCTCAGTCGGTCCACCTGTGGCCAGTCCCAGCACCCCTAAACAAATGAGAGCAGAGGAGGATCTGCTGTCACAGTATATGGATGATGACCCCACAGTAG TTGAcattccaccaccaccacctttaGAGAGCAATAGGCGGATGTCCATTAATACAGCTGCAGGCTATCACCCTGAATCTTGGACACCAAACCACAACAGAGGACAAGAGACAGACTCAACTCTGCAGGAGGCAAGCGAGGCAGGCCTCTTTGTAGGAAAAGGTTTCCTTCTTTTGGGCTTCGGCGCAGAGGCAGAGGCACAGCTCTGTCAGGTGGTGACAGAAAATGGAGGCAGGGTGCTGAGGGGCCGTACACGGGTTGTAGTGGACTATGCTGTGGTCCCACTGTTGGGCTGTAAAGTGGAGGCCACAGTGGATGAGGTGGTCACGGATACCTGGCTG GCCATGTGTGTGGAAAAGGAGTGTGTTCTGGAGCCATCCTCCAACCCATTGTTCACCCCTGTTCCTGTGATAGATGGACGTTTACCTCTCAAGGATTGTGTTCTCTCTGTCAGCCAGTTCACCGGAGCAGAGAGGGAGTCTTTGGTGGAGTTAGCCAAGCACCTCGGAGCCAC TGTTCAGGATTACTTTGTGCGCCTGGCCAACCAGAAGAAAGGCATGCTAGCCAGCACTCATCTGGTGCTGCAGAGCCCCGAAGGCACAAAGTACCAGGCGGCAAAGAAGTGGGGGCTTCCTGCTGTTACCATGTACTGGATACTAGAGTCTGCTCAGGCTGGACAGCGGGCAAAGGAGGAGCGCTTTCTAGTTGACCAACCACCATCACCAG AGAGGGATGAAGAGAGTTTTGTCGGTGGTTCCCAAAAGCCAACCATGCCTCCTCCAGCTCGTACTTCTCCAGAGATTCCTTTGCTGGGTGTCCAGAGCGGTAAGGCCGTCACGCCGCTGGATTTAGGTCGCTTTCAGAGCAAAGTCTTTCACTCTGTGTTGGATGAGATGAAGCCCAAAGAAGACATCAGCACGCCGAAACAAAACCAACAGGTAGGAAGAAGGAACCCACTTCAGAAGGAGCCACCTCTTCATTTGGACACTCCATCTCGTTTCCTCAGCAGAGACCAGCTCTTCAGACCCTCTTTTAATGTCAAG GATGCACTAGGGGCTTTGGACAGCCCAGGTGGGTCATCCAAACCAGGAGAACGAGTGGGGACTCCACTGACAGAAGTCATCAACAGGAACATGAAGGTGGCTTTGGCTAACAGCACACGCAATAATGTCTCAGATATGCAAGCTATCTCTGCTAGCCCCCAGCTCACCAAGGCCACTGACAAGGag GTCCCAGACAAAGAAGGTGGTCCCTTGACTGGTGTTGTGATCTGTGTGGGAAAGAAGCTGAGCAAAATGCAGAGTGAACTAAATGCCATTGCTGCCTCTCTAGGAGCTGACTTCAG GTGGGCTTGCGATGATACAGTGACGCACTACATCTACCAGGGCCGTGTGGGAGACAATACACGGGAATACAAAGGAGTGAAGGAGAGAGGGCTACATGTGGTCTCCCAGTACTGGCTGCAGGCT TGTGCAGAGGAGCAAAGACATGTCCCAGAGTCTCTGTATCCTTTCACCTACAACCCCAAGATGAGCCTAAACCTTAGCCAGGTGCCCGCTAGCTCTCAGAGGTCTCCCCCTTCAACACGAAGCCAGCTGAAAGATAAGGACCAG TCTGACTACAGCATCACAGTAGACGCTGCAACTCCCCGTCGTGTGAGCGATGGAAGTGTCGATCAAGAAGAGACGAACATTACAGAAAGAAGCGGCG ATATTTCAGAGACTCTGGAAATGAGGGAGAACCTGCAAAGGCAGCTTCAGGAGATCATGTCAGCCACCAAACTGACAACTGGGAGGCGTCACTCAGTCAGACTTTCAAGAATGGGATCAGAAGGGCCTGATTCAGGACCCCACACACCTGATGGGAGCCGGGTTGGACGCACTGGGAGCAGACGTACTCTGGAAGCTCTGAG GGTTTCCAGAGAAGCAGCTATGGACGTAAACACTGAGCCATCCCAGAGTGAGCAGATAGTTTGGGATGACCCTACAGCCAGGGAAGAGAGGGCCAAGCTGGCCGACAATTTTCAGTGGCCTGGGAGTCCTTCGCAGCACTCGGAGTCTCTCGCACCTCCACCGCCCCCCACCGCAGAAAAGGAGTCACACTTCAGGGACTCCATGACTGACTCAGAGCTGGTGGAAATGG ctgcttGTGATGTAATCGACCAACACATGGGCCAAAAGGTCACAACCCCTCCATCAAAAGACCCAGAAAATAATATCCTCACCCCAAAAGCTCCCAACATCGTCTCCCCTCTCACCAACTCCCCGGTTGCACCAGAGCCACAG caggagagaaaggaagaaaagcagCCACCTAGATATCAGCTGTCCTCCCTTACGCCTCAAGAACGTATTGATTACAGTCATCTCATAGAGGAGCTTG GTGGTATTGTCCTTGACAAGCAGTCCTTTGACCCCAGCTGCTCCCACATCATTGTGGGGACTCCTCTGCGCAATGAGAAATATTTGGCAGCAATGGCTGCAGGTAAATGGATCCTTCATCGCTCTTACCTGGAGGCCTGCCGGTCCGTGGGTCACTTCATCCAG GAGGAGGAGTATGAGTGGGGCAGTAGCTCCATCCTGGATGCTTTGCCCTCCATCACCTCCCAGCAGAGGAGGCTGGCATTAGCTGCCATGCGCTGGAGAAAAGCCCTGCGGGGACACTCTGAGCACGGG GGCGCCTTCAGTGGATGGACAGTCATGCTGAACATTGACCAGAACAGAGAATCAGGATTTAGGCGGCTACTGCAGTCGGGTGGAGCAAAG GTCCTGCCCAGTCCTTCCCCATCTTTGTACAGGGAGGCCACTCACCTATTTGCAGACTTCAGTCGGCTGAAGCCCGGAGACTTTCGGGTCGATGTATCAGAAGCTGCTGCGCAAGGAGTCACATGCTTGAAGCCAGAGTACATCGCAGACTACCTCATGCAG gAGCCTACTCCACCTATCAAGCTGTACTACCTGGCTGAAGCTCCCTCTGAAGAAACTCCAGGCACTCCATCACGTAAACGCAAAGCAGCAGATGATACCGCCAGGCTGAAAAAGTCGCGTTTGAACTAA
- the topbp1 gene encoding DNA topoisomerase 2-binding protein 1 isoform X2, translating into MSKGDKDGYIVKFVESKGKKTEYAVKAYEAILELQSEKYVKNMDEDAVLRMDQKDKSLFVFSSFTTPAFLHCKKLGCRVVSPLVVLYCLQQQRCVPRAENPVYNMAMADITISCTSLDKTTRSEVMDLVQLMGGRVYLDLNVSVTHLIAGEVGSKKYLVAASLGKPILLPTWVKACWEKSQDSLFRYTDLPMEDYVCPVLQGCTVCVTGLSSAERKEVQRLCEQHGANYTGQLKMNECTHLIANEPTGQKYECARKWNVYCVSMHWLFDSIEKGYCQDESRYTVEGSASKTTRPHTSTPTGTRKEEGPSLLGLSHISVNASMTINDTALTNGTISRLEAPDPIDSLDLTVCPADDILDGCKLYLCGLPEKKLDKLRRLVNVAGGLRFNQPSEELTHVVMGELDQDVKNFFSKATHRPYVVTVQWLLDSFSKGSLLPEADFFHPDCLPPAPAAVSVPARHTPTSQPSVGPPVASPSTPKQMRAEEDLLSQYMDDDPTVVDIPPPPPLESNRRMSINTAAGYHPESWTPNHNRGQETDSTLQEASEAGLFVGKGFLLLGFGAEAEAQLCQVVTENGGRVLRGRTRVVVDYAVVPLLGCKVEATVDEVVTDTWLAMCVEKECVLEPSSNPLFTPVPVIDGRLPLKDCVLSVSQFTGAERESLVELAKHLGATVQDYFVRLANQKKGMLASTHLVLQSPEGTKYQAAKKWGLPAVTMYWILESAQAGQRAKEERFLVDQPPSPERDEESFVGGSQKPTMPPPARTSPEIPLLGVQSGKAVTPLDLGRFQSKVFHSVLDEMKPKEDISTPKQNQQVGRRNPLQKEPPLHLDTPSRFLSRDQLFRPSFNVKDALGALDSPGGSSKPGERVGTPLTEVINRNMKVALANSTRNNVSDMQAISASPQLTKATDKEVPDKEGGPLTGVVICVGKKLSKMQSELNAIAASLGADFRWACDDTVTHYIYQGRVGDNTREYKGVKERGLHVVSQYWLQACAEEQRHVPESLYPFTYNPKMSLNLSQVPASSQRSPPSTRSQLKDKDQSDYSITVDAATPRRVSDGSVDQEETNITERSGDISETLEMRENLQRQLQEIMSATKLTTGRRHSVRLSRMGSEGPDSGPHTPDGSRVGRTGSRRTLEALRVSREAAMDVNTEPSQSEQIVWDDPTAREERAKLADNFQWPGSPSQHSESLAPPPPPTAEKESHFRDSMTDSELVEMAACDVIDQHMGQKVTTPPSKDPENNILTPKAPNIVSPLTNSPVAPEPQERKEEKQPPRYQLSSLTPQERIDYSHLIEELGGIVLDKQSFDPSCSHIIVGTPLRNEKYLAAMAAGKWILHRSYLEACRSVGHFIQEEEYEWGSSSILDALPSITSQQRRLALAAMRWRKALRGHSEHGGAFSGWTVMLNIDQNRESGFRRLLQSGGAKVLPSPSPSLYREATHLFADFSRLKPGDFRVDVSEAAAQGVTCLKPEYIADYLMQEPTPPIKLYYLAEAPSEETPGTPSRKRKAADDTARLKKSRLN; encoded by the exons tcagaggtCATGGATCTGGTGCAACTCATGGGTGGACGAGTGTATCTTGACCTAAATGTATCCGTAACACACCTGATAGCAGGAGAAGTTGGCAGCAAGAAATACCTGGTAGCTGCCAGCCTGGGCAAACCCATCCTGCTGCCCACGTGGGTAAAAGCCTGCTGGGAGAAGTCTCAGGACAG TCTTTTTAGGTATACAGATCTCCCTATGGAGGACTACGTCTGCCCTGTACTGCAAGGCTGTACTGTCTGTGTGACAGGCCTCTCTAGCGCCGAGCGCAAAGAGGTGCAGCGGCTCTGTGAGCAGCATGGGGCCAACTACACCGGTCAGctcaaaatgaatgaatgtacaCACCTCATTGCAAATGAACCAACAG GGCAGAAGTACGAGTGTGCTCGGAAGTGGAATGTCTATTGTGTATCTATGCACTGGCTGTTTGACAGCATAGAAAAGGGCTATTGCCAGGACGAGAGTAGGTACACCGTGGAAGGCAGTGCGTCAAAGACCACCCGACCTCATACTTCCACCCCTACTGGCACCAGAAAGGAGG AGGGCCCGTCTCTGTTGGGGTTGAGCCACATTTCTGTCAATGCTAGCATGACAATAAATGACACAGCTCTCACCAATGGCACTATTAGCCGTCTAGAAGCTCCAGACCCCATAGATAGCCTGGACCTGACTGTCTGCCCAGCTGATGATATACTGGATGGCTGTAAA CTGTATCTGTGTGGCCTGCCAGAGAAGAAACTAGACAAACTGCGACGACTTGTGAATGTAGCAGGAGGTCTGCGCTTCAACCAGCCCAGTGAGGAACTCACACATGTGGTCATGGGAGAGCTGGACCAAGATGTCAAGAATTTTTTCTCCAAAGCAACTCATAG ACCGTATGTAGTAACAGTGCAGTGGCTGCTGGACAGTTTCTCCAAAGGCAGTCTGCTTCCTGAAGCCGACTTCTTCCACCCTGACTGTCTGCCTCCTGCTCCAGCTGCTGTATCCGTGCCAGCCCGTCACACCCCTACCTCCCAACCCTCAGTCGGTCCACCTGTGGCCAGTCCCAGCACCCCTAAACAAATGAGAGCAGAGGAGGATCTGCTGTCACAGTATATGGATGATGACCCCACAGTAG TTGAcattccaccaccaccacctttaGAGAGCAATAGGCGGATGTCCATTAATACAGCTGCAGGCTATCACCCTGAATCTTGGACACCAAACCACAACAGAGGACAAGAGACAGACTCAACTCTGCAGGAGGCAAGCGAGGCAGGCCTCTTTGTAGGAAAAGGTTTCCTTCTTTTGGGCTTCGGCGCAGAGGCAGAGGCACAGCTCTGTCAGGTGGTGACAGAAAATGGAGGCAGGGTGCTGAGGGGCCGTACACGGGTTGTAGTGGACTATGCTGTGGTCCCACTGTTGGGCTGTAAAGTGGAGGCCACAGTGGATGAGGTGGTCACGGATACCTGGCTG GCCATGTGTGTGGAAAAGGAGTGTGTTCTGGAGCCATCCTCCAACCCATTGTTCACCCCTGTTCCTGTGATAGATGGACGTTTACCTCTCAAGGATTGTGTTCTCTCTGTCAGCCAGTTCACCGGAGCAGAGAGGGAGTCTTTGGTGGAGTTAGCCAAGCACCTCGGAGCCAC TGTTCAGGATTACTTTGTGCGCCTGGCCAACCAGAAGAAAGGCATGCTAGCCAGCACTCATCTGGTGCTGCAGAGCCCCGAAGGCACAAAGTACCAGGCGGCAAAGAAGTGGGGGCTTCCTGCTGTTACCATGTACTGGATACTAGAGTCTGCTCAGGCTGGACAGCGGGCAAAGGAGGAGCGCTTTCTAGTTGACCAACCACCATCACCAG AGAGGGATGAAGAGAGTTTTGTCGGTGGTTCCCAAAAGCCAACCATGCCTCCTCCAGCTCGTACTTCTCCAGAGATTCCTTTGCTGGGTGTCCAGAGCGGTAAGGCCGTCACGCCGCTGGATTTAGGTCGCTTTCAGAGCAAAGTCTTTCACTCTGTGTTGGATGAGATGAAGCCCAAAGAAGACATCAGCACGCCGAAACAAAACCAACAGGTAGGAAGAAGGAACCCACTTCAGAAGGAGCCACCTCTTCATTTGGACACTCCATCTCGTTTCCTCAGCAGAGACCAGCTCTTCAGACCCTCTTTTAATGTCAAG GATGCACTAGGGGCTTTGGACAGCCCAGGTGGGTCATCCAAACCAGGAGAACGAGTGGGGACTCCACTGACAGAAGTCATCAACAGGAACATGAAGGTGGCTTTGGCTAACAGCACACGCAATAATGTCTCAGATATGCAAGCTATCTCTGCTAGCCCCCAGCTCACCAAGGCCACTGACAAGGag GTCCCAGACAAAGAAGGTGGTCCCTTGACTGGTGTTGTGATCTGTGTGGGAAAGAAGCTGAGCAAAATGCAGAGTGAACTAAATGCCATTGCTGCCTCTCTAGGAGCTGACTTCAG GTGGGCTTGCGATGATACAGTGACGCACTACATCTACCAGGGCCGTGTGGGAGACAATACACGGGAATACAAAGGAGTGAAGGAGAGAGGGCTACATGTGGTCTCCCAGTACTGGCTGCAGGCT TGTGCAGAGGAGCAAAGACATGTCCCAGAGTCTCTGTATCCTTTCACCTACAACCCCAAGATGAGCCTAAACCTTAGCCAGGTGCCCGCTAGCTCTCAGAGGTCTCCCCCTTCAACACGAAGCCAGCTGAAAGATAAGGACCAG TCTGACTACAGCATCACAGTAGACGCTGCAACTCCCCGTCGTGTGAGCGATGGAAGTGTCGATCAAGAAGAGACGAACATTACAGAAAGAAGCGGCG ATATTTCAGAGACTCTGGAAATGAGGGAGAACCTGCAAAGGCAGCTTCAGGAGATCATGTCAGCCACCAAACTGACAACTGGGAGGCGTCACTCAGTCAGACTTTCAAGAATGGGATCAGAAGGGCCTGATTCAGGACCCCACACACCTGATGGGAGCCGGGTTGGACGCACTGGGAGCAGACGTACTCTGGAAGCTCTGAG GGTTTCCAGAGAAGCAGCTATGGACGTAAACACTGAGCCATCCCAGAGTGAGCAGATAGTTTGGGATGACCCTACAGCCAGGGAAGAGAGGGCCAAGCTGGCCGACAATTTTCAGTGGCCTGGGAGTCCTTCGCAGCACTCGGAGTCTCTCGCACCTCCACCGCCCCCCACCGCAGAAAAGGAGTCACACTTCAGGGACTCCATGACTGACTCAGAGCTGGTGGAAATGG ctgcttGTGATGTAATCGACCAACACATGGGCCAAAAGGTCACAACCCCTCCATCAAAAGACCCAGAAAATAATATCCTCACCCCAAAAGCTCCCAACATCGTCTCCCCTCTCACCAACTCCCCGGTTGCACCAGAGCCACAG gagagaaaggaagaaaagcagCCACCTAGATATCAGCTGTCCTCCCTTACGCCTCAAGAACGTATTGATTACAGTCATCTCATAGAGGAGCTTG GTGGTATTGTCCTTGACAAGCAGTCCTTTGACCCCAGCTGCTCCCACATCATTGTGGGGACTCCTCTGCGCAATGAGAAATATTTGGCAGCAATGGCTGCAGGTAAATGGATCCTTCATCGCTCTTACCTGGAGGCCTGCCGGTCCGTGGGTCACTTCATCCAG GAGGAGGAGTATGAGTGGGGCAGTAGCTCCATCCTGGATGCTTTGCCCTCCATCACCTCCCAGCAGAGGAGGCTGGCATTAGCTGCCATGCGCTGGAGAAAAGCCCTGCGGGGACACTCTGAGCACGGG GGCGCCTTCAGTGGATGGACAGTCATGCTGAACATTGACCAGAACAGAGAATCAGGATTTAGGCGGCTACTGCAGTCGGGTGGAGCAAAG GTCCTGCCCAGTCCTTCCCCATCTTTGTACAGGGAGGCCACTCACCTATTTGCAGACTTCAGTCGGCTGAAGCCCGGAGACTTTCGGGTCGATGTATCAGAAGCTGCTGCGCAAGGAGTCACATGCTTGAAGCCAGAGTACATCGCAGACTACCTCATGCAG gAGCCTACTCCACCTATCAAGCTGTACTACCTGGCTGAAGCTCCCTCTGAAGAAACTCCAGGCACTCCATCACGTAAACGCAAAGCAGCAGATGATACCGCCAGGCTGAAAAAGTCGCGTTTGAACTAA